One part of the Melioribacteraceae bacterium genome encodes these proteins:
- the rfaD gene encoding ADP-glyceromanno-heptose 6-epimerase: MIVVTGGAGFIGSAIVWKLNRMGIDKIIIVDELGKDDKWKNLNGLKYEDFIHKDDFISMIMQSLVPFKVSSIIHMGACSSTTEKDADYLMDNNVHYSQELAKYSLNNGVRFIYASSAATYGDGTAGYEDNDSLLNELHPLNMYGYSKHLFDTWLKRNGMIDKIVGLKFFNVYGPNEYHKGDMRSVVHKSFEQVRDTGKVKLFKSYKPEYKDGEQRRDFIYVKDAVDMTLHFFEHRNFNGIFNIGTGRAQSWLELVTAVFKALNKPVNIEFIEMPEEIKGKYQYFTEADTTKLKLTGYDKKISNVEEGVSDYVKNYLLKDQYLGLSKE, translated from the coding sequence ATGATAGTAGTAACCGGAGGAGCCGGATTTATAGGAAGCGCCATCGTTTGGAAATTAAACCGGATGGGGATTGATAAAATTATTATCGTGGATGAACTTGGTAAAGACGACAAGTGGAAAAATCTTAACGGATTGAAGTATGAGGATTTTATTCACAAGGACGATTTCATTTCGATGATAATGCAAAGCCTGGTGCCATTCAAAGTTTCATCAATTATTCATATGGGCGCTTGTTCATCAACTACTGAAAAAGATGCGGATTACCTGATGGATAACAATGTTCATTATTCCCAGGAGCTTGCAAAGTATTCGCTGAACAACGGAGTTCGGTTTATATACGCCTCTTCTGCGGCTACATACGGAGACGGAACAGCCGGTTACGAGGATAATGATTCTCTCCTGAACGAACTTCATCCTTTGAATATGTACGGCTATTCGAAACATCTCTTCGATACCTGGCTGAAACGGAACGGGATGATAGATAAAATTGTCGGCCTGAAATTCTTTAATGTTTACGGACCTAATGAATATCATAAGGGGGATATGCGAAGCGTGGTTCATAAATCTTTTGAACAGGTGCGGGATACCGGAAAGGTAAAACTCTTTAAATCCTATAAACCTGAATATAAAGACGGTGAGCAGAGACGAGATTTTATTTATGTTAAAGACGCAGTTGATATGACTCTTCACTTTTTTGAACACAGGAATTTCAACGGAATATTTAATATTGGAACGGGAAGAGCTCAGTCGTGGCTTGAACTTGTTACCGCCGTTTTTAAAGCACTTAACAAACCTGTTAATATTGAATTTATTGAGATGCCGGAGGAGATAAAAGGCAAGTATCAGTATTTTACCGAAGCCGATACAACAAAACTGAAACTTACAGGATACGATAAAAAAATAAGCAATGTTGAAGAGGGTGTAAGCGATTATGTTAAAAACTATCTTCTCAAAGATCAGTATCTCGGTTTAAGTAAAGAATAA
- a CDS encoding four helix bundle protein, with protein sequence MVKDTTRGEFRKRLYFLTLKLIEFIDLLPKDNVSQRIADEIFSSGTSVISNYIEATAADTKKELKDFTLASVKFANECKLWLALARDSKRAKSEKVKWFLDELDEISILLSDSVK encoded by the coding sequence TTGGTAAAAGACACAACCCGGGGTGAATTCAGGAAACGGCTCTATTTTCTTACACTCAAACTGATTGAGTTTATCGACCTCCTTCCGAAAGATAATGTTTCTCAGCGGATTGCCGATGAAATATTCAGCAGCGGTACAAGTGTGATAAGCAATTATATAGAAGCCACCGCGGCTGATACCAAAAAGGAACTTAAGGATTTTACACTTGCCAGCGTGAAATTTGCCAATGAATGCAAGTTATGGCTAGCTCTTGCAAGAGACAGCAAAAGGGCTAAATCCGAAAAGGTAAAATGGTTTCTCGATGAACTCGACGAGATTTCCATACTTCTGAGCGATTCAGTCAAATAA
- a CDS encoding 8-oxo-dGTP diphosphatase: MMQLATLCYVIDKDKTLMLHRIKKKEDIHEGKWNGLGGKFEKGETPEECVVREVKEESGLTISKPRLHGFITFPMFDGKKDWYVFMFTAKDFKGKLIDSHEGKLEWIQNDKLLELNLWEGDRIFIPWLFQDKFFSARFDYSNGKLKNYSVEFY; this comes from the coding sequence ATTATGCAGCTTGCGACTCTCTGTTATGTAATTGATAAAGATAAAACATTGATGCTCCACCGAATCAAGAAAAAGGAAGATATCCACGAAGGGAAATGGAACGGCCTCGGCGGGAAGTTTGAAAAAGGCGAAACACCTGAAGAATGTGTTGTAAGAGAAGTGAAAGAAGAGAGCGGCTTAACAATAAGTAAACCGAGACTGCATGGATTTATTACATTCCCGATGTTCGACGGTAAGAAAGACTGGTACGTTTTTATGTTTACCGCTAAGGATTTTAAAGGAAAACTGATCGATTCGCATGAGGGTAAACTCGAATGGATTCAGAATGATAAACTGCTCGAATTGAATCTCTGGGAAGGGGACAGGATCTTTATTCCCTGGCTCTTTCAGGATAAATTTTTCAGCGCACGCTTCGATTATTCGAACGGTAAATTGAAAAACTATTCGGTCGAGTTTTACTAA
- a CDS encoding alpha/beta fold hydrolase — protein sequence MNQIINGLSVNTFGNPEKQHVVFVHGFPYDHTMWENQIKFLEKDYYCVAYDVRGLGKSFVGDGQYTLEFFVDDLLTVISVLKLTKPVLCGLSMGGYIALRAIERHQDLFKALILMDTRPEADDNAGKLKRAAAINQINVEGLKKFADAFVTNCFSDEAPENQKETFLSTLSKSYKHDPIGVKGCIIAILSRTDTTASLHNIKIPVLVICGSFDKLTPPPVMRAMAEKIPGAEFAVVPGAGHMSPLENPENVNDLIGGFFKRKLG from the coding sequence ATGAACCAGATAATCAACGGACTCTCGGTAAATACTTTCGGCAATCCGGAAAAACAACACGTTGTATTCGTCCACGGATTTCCATATGACCATACTATGTGGGAAAATCAAATTAAATTTTTGGAAAAGGATTATTATTGCGTTGCTTACGATGTACGGGGCTTAGGTAAAAGTTTTGTGGGTGATGGTCAGTATACGCTGGAATTTTTTGTAGATGATCTACTAACGGTAATATCGGTTCTCAAATTAACAAAACCTGTGCTCTGCGGTTTATCGATGGGAGGATATATTGCTCTTCGCGCAATCGAAAGACATCAGGATCTTTTCAAAGCTCTTATTCTGATGGATACCCGTCCGGAAGCAGATGATAATGCGGGTAAATTGAAACGTGCTGCGGCAATAAATCAGATTAATGTTGAAGGACTTAAAAAATTTGCGGATGCTTTTGTTACAAACTGTTTTTCCGATGAAGCTCCTGAGAACCAGAAGGAAACGTTCTTATCCACACTCAGCAAATCATATAAGCACGACCCAATCGGAGTGAAAGGGTGCATAATCGCAATATTGAGCAGAACCGATACAACCGCTTCGCTTCACAATATTAAGATCCCGGTACTCGTGATTTGCGGTTCATTCGATAAACTTACTCCCCCGCCTGTAATGAGGGCTATGGCTGAAAAGATTCCGGGGGCTGAATTCGCTGTTGTTCCGGGTGCGGGCCATATGTCCCCGCTTGAAAATCCGGAGAACGTGAACGATCTGATAGGCGGATTCTTTAAAAGAAAACTAGGTTAG
- a CDS encoding RtcB family protein: MKVKGIEIEKLNENLWEIPKTGEMLVPGRIYTSRKMIDETLQSDEAIKQVVNVAQLPGIQKYSLAMPDIHWGYGFPIGGVAATDLNDGVISPGGVGYDINCGVRLARTSLQLEDVKLNIRKLVENLFADIPTGVGASGAIKKLNTSETKRILKEGAEWAVSNGFGCSEDLELTEENGKLKNANPDSVSERAIERGMDQAGTLGSGNHFLEIDFVEEIYDEKSAEVFGLFKNQIVIQIHTGSRGLGYQVCEDYLKLLLRSEKKFGFRLPDKQLACAPIRSSEGADYLSAMKAAANFAWNNRQIIMYLAMKSFKRTFGISDNELEFRLIYDVCHNIAKIEEHIIDGVKKKVCVHRKGATRAFPPGSIFIPDKYRDTGQPVLIPGDMGRYSFISVGTPRAMEETFGSSCHGAGRVQSRNQALKEAKGKNLIDELTSKGIVIRAKGYKTIAEEMPHAYKDVFDVVDVMHNAGISTKVAKLKPIGVIKG, translated from the coding sequence GTGAAGGTAAAAGGAATTGAAATTGAAAAGCTGAATGAGAATCTCTGGGAGATCCCGAAAACCGGAGAAATGCTTGTACCCGGCCGAATCTATACATCCCGCAAAATGATAGACGAAACACTTCAATCCGACGAAGCGATAAAACAGGTTGTTAATGTGGCTCAGCTCCCGGGCATTCAGAAATATTCGCTTGCCATGCCGGATATTCATTGGGGTTACGGTTTCCCGATTGGCGGAGTTGCCGCAACTGATTTAAATGATGGTGTAATATCACCCGGCGGCGTTGGCTATGATATTAATTGCGGTGTCCGGTTAGCCCGGACATCTCTGCAACTCGAAGATGTTAAGTTAAATATCCGCAAACTCGTAGAAAATTTATTCGCCGATATTCCAACAGGAGTCGGTGCCAGCGGCGCAATTAAAAAATTAAACACATCAGAGACTAAAAGGATTCTTAAAGAGGGAGCCGAATGGGCTGTATCTAACGGATTCGGATGCAGCGAAGACCTCGAATTGACCGAAGAAAACGGGAAATTGAAAAATGCCAATCCAGATTCTGTAAGCGAACGCGCAATTGAAAGAGGTATGGATCAGGCAGGCACTCTCGGATCCGGCAACCACTTTCTCGAAATAGACTTTGTTGAAGAAATCTATGACGAAAAATCAGCTGAAGTATTCGGTCTCTTTAAGAATCAAATAGTAATTCAGATCCACACCGGGTCGAGAGGGCTCGGTTATCAGGTCTGCGAAGATTATCTTAAACTCCTGCTCCGGTCCGAAAAGAAATTCGGTTTCAGACTTCCAGATAAACAGCTGGCATGCGCCCCGATCCGATCATCAGAAGGAGCCGATTATTTAAGCGCAATGAAAGCCGCGGCAAACTTTGCCTGGAATAACCGTCAGATAATCATGTATCTCGCCATGAAAAGTTTCAAAAGAACATTTGGCATTTCTGATAACGAACTGGAATTCAGACTTATTTACGACGTCTGCCATAACATTGCAAAGATTGAAGAACATATTATAGACGGTGTAAAAAAGAAAGTCTGCGTGCACCGCAAAGGTGCAACCAGAGCTTTTCCACCCGGAAGCATTTTTATTCCGGATAAATACCGGGACACCGGTCAGCCGGTGCTCATTCCCGGAGATATGGGCAGGTACTCTTTTATATCCGTTGGAACTCCCAGGGCAATGGAGGAAACATTCGGAAGCTCCTGTCACGGTGCGGGAAGGGTCCAAAGCAGGAATCAGGCGCTTAAAGAAGCAAAAGGTAAAAACCTGATCGATGAATTAACTTCCAAAGGAATTGTCATCCGGGCAAAAGGATATAAAACAATTGCAGAGGAGATGCCTCATGCATATAAGGACGTTTTTGATGTTGTGGATGTAATGCATAATGCCGGAATAAGTACGAAGGTAGCAAAGTTAAAACCTATTGGAGTAATAAAAGGATAG
- a CDS encoding archease → MPYKFIDHTADIAVEVEGSSLNELFMSSCYAWREAAMDISSFQKESSKKFIFNAPSLEVLLTELLSELNFQLYTKSWVFVTIQNLLIEQTESGYQLEIELFGQKHDLEIHKLKVEIKAVTYHKMKIVKEGNKFKTIVVFDI, encoded by the coding sequence ATGCCTTACAAATTTATAGATCATACGGCGGATATTGCCGTAGAAGTGGAAGGATCTTCATTAAATGAATTATTCATGTCTTCCTGTTATGCATGGAGGGAAGCGGCGATGGATATCAGTTCATTTCAAAAAGAATCTTCCAAAAAATTTATCTTCAACGCACCCTCTCTCGAAGTTCTCCTGACAGAATTATTAAGCGAATTAAATTTTCAACTATATACAAAAAGCTGGGTCTTTGTTACCATCCAAAATCTGCTTATAGAACAGACCGAATCCGGTTACCAGCTCGAAATTGAACTGTTCGGTCAGAAACATGACCTGGAGATTCATAAGTTGAAAGTTGAAATCAAAGCCGTAACCTATCATAAAATGAAAATTGTAAAAGAGGGAAATAAATTTAAGACAATTGTTGTATTTGATATCTGA
- a CDS encoding DUF5916 domain-containing protein, translated as MKNLLTLFLLVPLLCNANNEEKTISLKKIDTPIKLDGIIDAEWDKAPEINGFFQLSPYYGKDPSKRTYAKILTTENSLYCLIVCYDNIENIQQNTGKLDDGGGDIVSIMLDTFGDRRTAYKFAVSASGVRADCRLLDDARNRDYSWDGIWFSDSRVYDWGYVVEIEIPYKSIQYNEDLDFWGLDLDRWIPMISEDQYWCKYEQNEGQRISKFGKLIFEDFKPSVKGLNLEIYPTAFGKVTYLGNNKYKMDPNAGLDVFYNPSPQLTLQATANPDFAQIEADPYEFNISRYETFFSERRPFFVQGNEIFMPSGRQRNTGFYTPLELFYSRRIGKKLPDGREVPITFGAKAFGRYEDWEYGGFVARTPEKDFTNYDGSPGVEPSALFISGRVKKQIMDNSNIGVLFVGKQTGDDTYGVIDIDGAFRGPSWQFSYQIARSVKNSEGDFAASVGYVDFAETWVTGIRSRYIGEKFDINQVGYVPWRGTANFVSFTGPIWYPREGAISQILIYTGPFVEYEKVDGYTDHGWLFGYNMQFRSNWGFEINASLGKSKDLDVRYDSYELSLSSWFNINPAWNANLYSGYTKTYNFARNYLAFYSWVGSGFSLKASDIIRLGTSLDIWIEGNPAGDVEDITLNSRPWISITPVNDLNFYLYVDNLFVKSTDKMERIFFGGLFSYQFSPKSWIYLAINEVHDRFNNTRSMELSDRVSVFKIKYLYYF; from the coding sequence ATGAAGAACCTATTGACACTCTTTTTATTAGTACCTCTCCTTTGCAATGCCAATAACGAAGAAAAGACTATATCATTAAAGAAAATCGACACGCCGATAAAATTGGACGGTATTATTGATGCGGAATGGGATAAAGCTCCGGAAATAAACGGATTTTTCCAGTTGTCACCTTATTATGGAAAAGATCCTTCCAAAAGAACATATGCCAAAATTTTAACCACCGAAAATTCTCTCTATTGCCTGATTGTCTGTTACGACAATATTGAGAATATCCAGCAGAATACGGGCAAACTTGACGATGGCGGAGGGGACATCGTCTCTATTATGCTCGATACTTTCGGAGACAGGAGAACAGCTTACAAATTTGCAGTCAGCGCGTCGGGGGTGCGCGCTGATTGCAGACTCCTCGACGATGCGCGAAACCGAGATTACAGCTGGGACGGAATCTGGTTCTCCGACAGCAGGGTTTACGACTGGGGTTATGTAGTTGAAATTGAGATTCCTTATAAATCGATCCAGTACAATGAAGACCTTGATTTCTGGGGACTTGATTTAGACAGATGGATCCCTATGATTTCCGAAGACCAATACTGGTGCAAATATGAACAGAATGAAGGACAGAGAATTTCAAAGTTCGGCAAACTCATTTTTGAAGATTTTAAACCCTCTGTAAAAGGGTTGAATCTGGAGATTTATCCGACTGCCTTCGGTAAGGTTACTTATCTTGGCAATAATAAATATAAAATGGATCCCAATGCCGGCCTCGATGTTTTCTACAATCCTTCCCCGCAGCTCACATTACAGGCAACTGCAAATCCGGACTTTGCACAGATCGAAGCCGACCCTTACGAATTTAACATTTCGAGGTATGAAACTTTTTTCTCAGAGAGAAGACCATTCTTTGTTCAGGGCAATGAAATATTTATGCCTTCCGGGCGTCAGAGGAATACTGGTTTTTATACACCGCTGGAACTTTTTTATTCACGTAGAATCGGGAAAAAATTGCCCGACGGCCGAGAAGTTCCGATCACATTTGGTGCGAAAGCATTCGGACGATACGAGGATTGGGAATACGGAGGATTTGTTGCACGGACTCCTGAAAAAGATTTTACAAATTACGACGGTTCTCCCGGCGTTGAACCCTCGGCTCTTTTCATTTCGGGAAGAGTAAAAAAGCAGATTATGGATAATTCGAATATCGGTGTATTGTTCGTAGGTAAGCAGACAGGTGATGATACCTACGGGGTTATCGATATCGACGGCGCATTCCGTGGACCTTCCTGGCAATTCTCTTATCAGATTGCGCGCTCGGTTAAGAACTCGGAAGGCGATTTTGCCGCCTCTGTAGGTTATGTAGATTTTGCTGAAACCTGGGTTACCGGAATAAGAAGCAGATACATCGGCGAAAAATTTGATATTAACCAGGTTGGATATGTCCCCTGGCGTGGAACAGCCAACTTTGTTTCATTTACCGGACCGATCTGGTACCCGCGGGAAGGGGCAATATCCCAGATTTTAATTTATACCGGCCCTTTCGTTGAATATGAGAAGGTGGACGGTTACACAGATCACGGATGGCTTTTCGGTTACAACATGCAGTTCAGAAGCAATTGGGGATTCGAAATAAATGCTTCATTAGGTAAATCGAAGGATCTTGATGTCAGATACGACTCGTACGAATTAAGCCTTAGTTCATGGTTCAATATTAATCCCGCATGGAACGCCAATCTTTATAGCGGTTATACAAAGACATATAACTTTGCCCGTAATTATCTGGCATTCTATTCATGGGTGGGATCCGGATTTTCATTAAAAGCATCCGACATTATCCGGCTCGGAACTTCATTGGATATATGGATTGAAGGAAATCCCGCCGGTGATGTAGAGGATATAACATTAAATTCAAGACCATGGATTTCGATTACTCCGGTCAACGACCTTAATTTCTATTTATATGTCGATAATCTTTTCGTCAAATCGACCGATAAGATGGAAAGGATCTTTTTTGGCGGACTCTTCTCATATCAATTCTCGCCTAAAAGCTGGATCTACCTTGCAATCAACGAAGTACACGACAGGTTTAACAATACACGTTCGATGGAGTTAAGCGACAGGGTTTCGGTATTCAAAATCAAATATCTCTACTACTTCTAA
- a CDS encoding GWxTD domain-containing protein, giving the protein MKEKLIFILFCPLFFTQQVQSGSTLLYYSYHELNLQNPVDGRKKTILYKKGIDALNAGDTLIAENFFSESIREYKDAASFFELGRIYLKKNTYLTRNLAYENFRSAVLIEPDNIEYRYAFADLMKDFARLSSFNEYLKIISIDSTQVDAWQNLGELKAIDFKEYNNSVRDMGGLYGDLGEFTERDFYDSENYFKEALSRDSLHYKTSLQLSLLYEIAGLYPEAISLLERLVRNNKGDKEIHLLLGLLYYRSFKYKESNREFQTAIGLMNTEERDDFTFNSVRLFLESSFREVFESYGKDELKEFVNEYWKKSDPLFMTEYNERLLEHYARVTYADLNFDLPSAGIKGWKSNMGETVVRYGQPMKRLRVRPQIDDTKVKMKTEVWTYNDMAIAFTDMASSGNFKFVWPASEKDKLVPQVPGNYNDFAEYLRKERPSRYLPRFEGPEIDASYSILQFKSSKRNHTDLYLHCFLSDSLSNSSGKQILNTGFYFLNRDYDEKFSRRDRITIDSKDGDKIATNLNFTVLPDSGFTAFEIIREIDKGTFSSRNPFRIKKFSNEKIDISDLCFAEEVSDVNSKGISFHRNKIIISPIPRNIISKGRPVHIYYEIYNLVKDGIGLTDFEQNITISDYGREEGSGFARFVSSVLNFLGITSDGRITLSSKYRTIENDAQIYFQLDFGNYSPGEYLIEISVTDNISGLQTRTANKLTIVDQ; this is encoded by the coding sequence ATGAAAGAGAAGTTAATTTTCATATTGTTCTGCCCGCTTTTTTTCACCCAACAGGTTCAATCCGGTTCTACTCTTTTATATTACTCATACCACGAATTGAACCTTCAGAATCCGGTTGACGGAAGGAAGAAAACGATTCTCTATAAAAAGGGAATTGATGCACTTAATGCCGGAGATACATTAATTGCCGAGAATTTTTTCAGTGAGTCAATCCGCGAGTATAAGGATGCAGCATCATTTTTCGAGCTAGGCAGAATTTATTTAAAAAAGAATACTTACTTGACGCGTAACCTCGCATACGAAAATTTCAGGAGTGCGGTATTAATAGAACCGGATAACATTGAGTACCGGTATGCGTTCGCAGATCTGATGAAGGACTTTGCCCGCTTGAGCTCTTTTAATGAATACCTGAAGATAATCTCAATAGACAGTACGCAGGTTGATGCTTGGCAGAATCTTGGTGAACTGAAAGCAATTGATTTTAAAGAATACAATAATTCTGTACGAGATATGGGAGGACTCTATGGAGACCTTGGGGAATTTACCGAAAGAGATTTTTATGATTCCGAAAATTATTTTAAGGAAGCTCTTTCAAGGGATTCACTTCATTATAAAACCAGTTTGCAATTAAGCCTTCTTTACGAGATTGCCGGATTATATCCGGAAGCCATCAGCCTGCTCGAACGGTTAGTTAGAAATAATAAAGGTGATAAAGAAATTCATCTGTTATTGGGGTTGCTTTACTACAGGTCATTTAAGTACAAGGAATCGAACAGGGAATTTCAAACAGCTATCGGACTTATGAATACTGAAGAGCGGGATGATTTTACTTTTAATTCGGTCAGACTTTTTCTGGAGTCTTCATTCAGAGAAGTATTTGAAAGTTACGGAAAGGATGAACTGAAAGAATTTGTAAATGAATACTGGAAAAAATCCGATCCCCTTTTTATGACAGAATATAATGAACGGCTCCTTGAGCATTATGCGCGAGTTACATATGCTGATTTGAATTTTGATCTCCCTTCAGCCGGAATAAAAGGATGGAAATCGAATATGGGTGAAACTGTTGTAAGATACGGCCAGCCGATGAAAAGGTTGCGGGTAAGACCGCAGATAGATGATACAAAAGTTAAAATGAAAACAGAAGTCTGGACTTATAATGACATGGCAATTGCATTCACAGATATGGCGTCGAGCGGAAATTTTAAATTTGTCTGGCCGGCTTCGGAAAAAGACAAGTTGGTTCCGCAGGTACCTGGCAATTATAATGATTTTGCAGAATACCTGAGGAAGGAACGGCCATCAAGGTATCTGCCAAGATTTGAAGGACCGGAAATTGATGCATCGTATTCAATTCTCCAGTTTAAAAGCAGTAAAAGAAATCATACCGATCTGTATCTCCATTGCTTCTTATCCGATTCTCTAAGTAATTCTTCCGGCAAACAGATTCTGAATACCGGATTTTATTTTTTAAATAGAGATTATGATGAAAAGTTCAGCAGGCGAGATAGAATTACTATTGATAGTAAAGATGGTGATAAGATTGCGACGAATTTAAATTTCACGGTTCTTCCGGATTCGGGCTTTACCGCTTTCGAGATTATTCGCGAGATTGATAAGGGGACTTTTTCTTCACGCAATCCGTTCAGAATTAAGAAATTCAGTAATGAAAAAATAGACATAAGCGATCTCTGTTTTGCTGAAGAAGTCTCTGATGTAAACTCTAAAGGAATTTCTTTTCACCGCAATAAAATTATCATAAGTCCGATCCCGCGAAACATAATAAGTAAAGGTAGACCCGTACATATCTACTATGAGATTTATAATTTGGTTAAAGATGGAATAGGGTTGACCGATTTTGAGCAGAATATAACAATAAGTGATTACGGAAGGGAGGAAGGATCCGGTTTCGCAAGATTTGTTTCATCAGTTTTGAATTTTCTTGGCATCACGAGTGACGGCAGAATAACTTTATCCTCGAAATACAGGACAATAGAAAATGACGCGCAAATCTATTTCCAGCTCGATTTCGGAAATTATTCCCCTGGTGAATACCTGATTGAAATTTCTGTAACGGACAATATCTCCGGACTACAGACCAGGACTGCAAATAAGTTGACGATAGTTGATCAATAA